CTGGAGGAGCGCGACCGGGGCGACCTGTTCACGGTGGTCGAAAATCAGGTGGCCCTCGGATTTCAGGGCTTGACAAAGGACGAGGCGTTTCGTATGATCATCGCTTACGAACCGGTCTGGGCCATTGGGACAGGCCGGACCGCCACGCCGGAACAGGCCGAGGAAATGCACGTGTTCATCCGGCGGACCCTGGCGGAACGTTGCGCTCCCGACGTCGCCGAGGGGATGCGGATCCTCTACGGCGGGAGCGTCAAGCCCGAGAACATCTCCCAACTCATGGCGCAGGACGACATCGACGGCGCCCTGGTGGGCGGGGCGAGCCTGAAGGCGGGGGATTTTCTCAAGATCGTGAATTTCTGACGAGGCGAGAGACGCATGGCGACCCTGTTTTTGATCATCCACATCATCTGCTGCCTGATCCTGATCCTGGCCATCCTGCTGCAGGCCGGCAAGAGCGCCGACCTGGCGGGCGCCTTCGGCGGGATGGGCTCCCAGCAGACCTTCGGGCCCCGCGGCCAGGCCACCATCCTGAGCCGCCTGACGACGGGGGCCGCCGTCATCTTCATGGTGACGTCCCTGGCGCTGGCCATCACCATGTCCGGCACCGGCGGCGCGTCCAAGATGCGCGGGTTCAAGGGCGCCGGCGCCCCGGCCTCCACCGCCCCGGCCAAGCCCGGCGCGACCCCGGTCAAGCCCGGGGCCCCGGCCCCGGCCGCCCCCGCGGCGCCCGCCCCGGCCCCCGCGGCCCCGGCGAAGTAAGCCCCGGTGCGCGACGCCGGAGTTCCCCGGGGCCCCGGCGAAGTAGGCTCCGGCGCTCGACTCCAAAGTTCCCCGCGGCCCCGGCGAAGCAGGTTCGGAGAACTTTCCGCGGCCCGGTGTTTCGGCGAGGCAGATCTTTCAAGGATTGACGGTTTCATTCCGGACCTGATCGTGCCGGCCTCCAGGCCCTTTTCAGGTGGTTCGGCCGGCTCGAATGGCTCGATCGGCTCGGGTGGTTCGGATGGCTCGTTTGTTTAGTCTGTTTCGTGTGTTTCGTTTGGTTCGTTTGGCTTGTGCGGTTCATTTGGTTCGTGTGGTTTTTTCGGTTTG
The genomic region above belongs to Acidobacteriota bacterium and contains:
- the secG gene encoding preprotein translocase subunit SecG, encoding MATLFLIIHIICCLILILAILLQAGKSADLAGAFGGMGSQQTFGPRGQATILSRLTTGAAVIFMVTSLALAITMSGTGGASKMRGFKGAGAPASTAPAKPGATPVKPGAPAPAAPAAPAPAPAAPAK